The following are encoded together in the Corynebacterium jeikeium genome:
- a CDS encoding NAD(P)/FAD-dependent oxidoreductase produces MARNATKPLDVLIIGGGFAGTAAGIALARAQRTVRIIDSGKPRNRFSAHSHGILGRDGANPMELLDQGRKEFMTFGGEVTQGEVTTLEQTGNAWTATTADEQQFPARQILMATGITDELPDVPGLAELWGSRVFHCPYCHGYEVRGRDLAVIGGRNPRFTTHMVHLMRKWTDRVTFFTNGLSLDEADRALFEKRGVALMDAHVTEVQPDPESGTGVLVSIADPNKSGDSVFTTRAFEACFTGPEFHPNDQLLLAAGCESENGWVVRQPDGKTSKTGLWTAGNVTSSPDQVSQAMGTGVATAIAIDQFLLHEELQQVRGQTHE; encoded by the coding sequence ATGGCACGCAATGCGACTAAACCACTCGACGTACTCATCATCGGCGGAGGATTTGCGGGCACTGCGGCGGGTATTGCCCTCGCCCGAGCTCAGCGAACCGTCCGAATCATCGACAGCGGAAAACCGCGTAACCGCTTCAGCGCCCACTCCCATGGCATTTTGGGGCGCGACGGGGCTAACCCAATGGAGCTGCTAGACCAAGGCCGCAAAGAATTCATGACATTCGGCGGTGAAGTAACCCAGGGTGAGGTCACCACCCTCGAACAAACAGGCAACGCATGGACGGCCACTACGGCCGACGAACAGCAGTTTCCGGCCCGACAGATACTCATGGCGACGGGCATCACCGACGAACTGCCAGACGTACCGGGCTTAGCCGAGCTTTGGGGATCGCGAGTTTTCCACTGCCCTTATTGCCACGGCTACGAGGTCCGGGGGCGCGACCTTGCTGTCATCGGCGGAAGGAATCCCAGGTTTACGACGCACATGGTGCACTTGATGCGGAAGTGGACCGATCGCGTCACGTTCTTCACCAATGGGCTCTCCCTTGACGAAGCCGACCGTGCACTGTTCGAAAAGCGCGGTGTTGCTCTTATGGACGCCCACGTCACCGAGGTGCAACCCGACCCTGAGTCAGGAACGGGAGTTCTGGTGAGCATCGCCGATCCCAACAAAAGTGGCGACTCTGTCTTTACTACCCGCGCCTTTGAGGCGTGCTTCACCGGCCCGGAATTCCACCCCAATGATCAACTGCTGCTAGCAGCTGGTTGTGAATCCGAAAACGGCTGGGTAGTTAGACAGCCCGATGGCAAGACCTCCAAAACCGGACTGTGGACGGCCGGCAATGTCACCAGCTCTCCCGACCAGGTTTCTCAGGCGATGGGCACAGGCGTGGCCACTGCCATCGCGATCGATCAGTTCTTACTGCACGAAGAACTGCAGCAGGTTCGAGGGCAGACCCATGAATAA
- a CDS encoding DJ-1/PfpI family protein, with product MNNGRPQRVAFILFDGFELLDVFGPAEIFSKVPGLQVEFASADGEPVASSQGVKILPDTTFDSLVCDTVIVPGGQGTRALVKDADFLARIHKMASCTSLVCSICTGSAVLAAAGLLEGYAATSNKLAFDWATSFGKDIDWKSSARWVHDRDRWTSSGVAAGIDMAVAFVSHFFGASLAEKIAHDLEIQFNSDPDHDPFAV from the coding sequence ATGAATAACGGACGACCACAGCGCGTAGCGTTTATCCTGTTCGACGGGTTTGAACTGCTGGATGTCTTTGGGCCTGCCGAAATTTTCTCCAAGGTGCCTGGCCTACAGGTGGAATTCGCCTCCGCGGATGGGGAACCTGTAGCCAGCTCCCAAGGTGTAAAGATTCTCCCCGACACAACCTTCGATTCCCTCGTTTGCGACACCGTTATAGTCCCCGGGGGTCAGGGAACGCGAGCACTCGTCAAAGATGCGGATTTCCTGGCCCGCATCCACAAAATGGCGAGCTGCACCTCGCTTGTCTGTTCCATATGCACGGGTTCAGCGGTTTTGGCCGCAGCTGGTTTGCTGGAGGGATACGCCGCCACCAGCAATAAGCTTGCGTTTGATTGGGCCACGTCTTTCGGCAAGGACATCGACTGGAAAAGCTCTGCCCGGTGGGTGCACGACCGTGATCGCTGGACGTCGTCCGGTGTGGCAGCGGGGATAGATATGGCCGTCGCCTTCGTGTCTCACTTCTTCGGCGCTTCGCTTGCGGAGAAGATCGCCCATGACCTGGAGATTCAATTCAATAGCGACCCGGACCACGACCCGTTTGCGGTATAG
- a CDS encoding FHA domain-containing protein FhaB/FipA: MQTTLLLLVKIGLLLLLWFFIWMTVRSLKKDADRTSGLAPVGMAPIAAGYGGPMNEPSSSGHAFRRHKAPQSLELTSGPLTGTTLNLKGYQDVSIGRSQSCTLVLEDDFASGTHARLIRRGSDWYVEDLDSRNGTWIGNERLDQPVKLSAGMEIRIGQTHVRMDA, translated from the coding sequence GTGCAGACCACGCTACTTCTGCTGGTCAAGATTGGCCTGCTGCTTTTGCTGTGGTTCTTCATCTGGATGACTGTTCGCTCCCTCAAAAAGGATGCAGATCGCACCTCTGGCTTGGCTCCCGTCGGGATGGCTCCCATCGCAGCGGGATACGGGGGTCCCATGAACGAACCCTCTTCTTCCGGTCATGCTTTCCGCAGGCACAAGGCCCCGCAATCTCTGGAGCTCACCAGTGGCCCACTGACCGGCACCACTCTGAACCTCAAGGGGTACCAGGATGTCTCCATCGGCCGCTCGCAGTCATGCACGCTGGTGTTGGAGGATGATTTCGCCTCCGGTACTCACGCACGGTTGATCCGCCGCGGCTCGGATTGGTACGTCGAAGACCTCGACTCGCGCAACGGCACCTGGATCGGAAATGAGCGCCTGGACCAGCCCGTTAAGCTTTCCGCCGGTATGGAAATCCGCATCGGCCAGACCCACGTGAGGATGGACGCATGA
- a CDS encoding FBP domain-containing protein, with translation MQTYSEKGIRKSFINCSKGAAARIHIPAHVLGADWESQVFVSWVDPKAPQRAYLVAETAEGLQGLTMEIRKAPTGGGARMCQICRTLHPSSGASLMSIVTTKSAQDNYGSIGTYMCSDLACVDYVRGAKTPDGTTQMAETLTVEEKEERVLTNVRSLIASVEKRLKK, from the coding sequence GTGCAGACCTACTCTGAAAAGGGGATTCGGAAGAGCTTTATCAACTGCTCTAAGGGTGCCGCTGCGCGCATTCACATTCCGGCACACGTTCTGGGCGCCGACTGGGAAAGCCAGGTGTTTGTGAGCTGGGTGGATCCCAAGGCACCTCAGAGGGCCTACCTCGTCGCGGAGACTGCAGAGGGTTTGCAGGGGCTCACCATGGAGATCCGTAAAGCGCCGACGGGCGGTGGGGCGCGTATGTGCCAGATCTGTCGCACGCTGCACCCCTCGAGTGGCGCCTCTCTGATGTCGATCGTCACTACGAAGTCCGCGCAGGATAACTACGGCAGTATCGGTACGTACATGTGCAGTGACCTGGCGTGTGTGGATTATGTCCGAGGGGCGAAAACTCCGGACGGAACCACGCAGATGGCGGAGACGCTGACGGTCGAGGAAAAGGAAGAACGCGTACTCACCAACGTTCGTAGCCTTATCGCCAGTGTGGAAAAGCGCCTGAAGAAGTAA
- a CDS encoding TIGR00730 family Rossman fold protein yields MPSSDIHVSAVVVRNSRGEVLCVRKKGTALFQFPGGKLEFAESSLDAVIREVNEELGISLDAALLVPMGTYRAVAANEAGSDVVADLFYFSDSVEPVAAAEIAECEWVNPSVPNVKLAPLLKDEVFPELIANPVRSVAVFTGASSGRNHTNAFLAEALGAGLAEQGVRMIYGGGKVGLMGAAADACLANGGCVIGVIPQNLVDGEIAHAGLSHLEIVDTMYQRKQRMSDLVDAYVCLPGGAGTLDEFFDAWTAQQLGLHRKPIALFGSSFWAPTVSMLKHMADEGFIRQDDVDTLIVADTVDELLVALNSWAAPCPKWN; encoded by the coding sequence ATGCCTTCTTCTGATATTCATGTCAGCGCTGTTGTAGTGAGGAATTCGCGGGGAGAAGTCCTTTGCGTGCGTAAGAAGGGCACTGCGCTATTTCAATTTCCGGGTGGCAAGCTCGAGTTTGCGGAGTCCTCGCTTGATGCGGTGATACGGGAAGTTAATGAAGAGCTGGGGATTTCGCTTGATGCTGCTCTCTTGGTTCCGATGGGAACATACCGTGCAGTTGCGGCTAACGAAGCCGGTAGCGATGTTGTTGCGGATCTCTTTTACTTTTCAGATTCGGTGGAGCCCGTGGCAGCTGCAGAAATTGCTGAGTGCGAATGGGTAAACCCGTCCGTGCCGAACGTTAAGCTGGCACCGCTTTTGAAAGATGAAGTGTTTCCGGAGTTGATTGCCAATCCTGTGCGTTCTGTAGCCGTATTTACAGGGGCGAGCAGTGGTCGCAACCATACCAATGCCTTTCTTGCTGAAGCCCTAGGGGCGGGTCTAGCTGAGCAGGGCGTACGGATGATTTATGGTGGCGGCAAAGTCGGCCTTATGGGTGCTGCGGCGGATGCCTGTCTGGCCAACGGTGGCTGTGTAATCGGTGTGATTCCTCAGAATCTTGTCGATGGCGAAATTGCACATGCGGGTCTTTCGCACCTTGAGATTGTTGACACGATGTATCAGCGTAAGCAACGGATGAGTGACCTGGTCGATGCCTACGTGTGTTTGCCTGGCGGCGCTGGAACGTTAGACGAATTTTTTGATGCGTGGACAGCTCAACAGCTCGGGCTTCATCGCAAGCCCATTGCCCTTTTTGGTTCAAGTTTCTGGGCGCCTACGGTATCGATGCTCAAGCATATGGCAGACGAGGGATTTATTCGTCAAGATGATGTCGACACGCTTATTGTTGCCGACACCGTTGATGAACTTCTCGTCGCACTCAATTCTTGGGCTGCGCCGTGCCCCAAGTGGAATTAG
- a CDS encoding DUF3662 and FHA domain-containing protein — protein MGLFGRFKKLDSSLQRGLDNGFARVFGGEVVPTEIDEVLKQYAEESVMTDAQGRRLAPSYFQVLVSTRDYASLTESRPRLAEEMGDRLSRFIRNQGWRTNEPVKVSIFAHDGMHSGQMRADARFDVPHTADHSGANVAIGEDFSEQEGRPEWPSSQPGERSLVSHNYDAPSSNDAPSNEVQNPSTERSLGDLVSSAEDQHHHIDSTGAAEGAGATGAAAGAAGVGPAGAAGVHRAAPDFVRSQWTDQAQQVEDSEPRVPQEPQAPQDSSEPHDQQASEVQEESAMHNQQDWQNQPEGNDFERPVSYPGTEVIVQSTPAPVRGGVGADGGERELRVTLTLHDGSDRTYELRKGSNIIGRGNGVDLRIPDTGVSRQHADITWDGYDAVLTDLQSTNGTSVNGTPIENWLLASGDVISLGHSEIGVEFH, from the coding sequence ATGGGTCTGTTTGGACGATTCAAGAAGCTCGACAGCTCGCTTCAGCGTGGGCTGGATAACGGCTTCGCACGTGTCTTCGGCGGCGAGGTCGTTCCAACCGAGATTGATGAGGTTCTTAAGCAGTACGCAGAAGAGTCCGTCATGACGGATGCCCAGGGGCGGCGTCTAGCGCCCAGCTACTTTCAGGTGCTAGTCAGCACTCGCGACTACGCAAGTCTCACCGAATCTCGCCCGCGGCTGGCGGAAGAGATGGGCGATCGCCTGAGCCGCTTCATCCGCAACCAGGGCTGGCGTACGAACGAGCCAGTCAAGGTAAGTATTTTTGCCCACGACGGCATGCACTCCGGCCAGATGCGGGCTGATGCTCGCTTCGATGTTCCTCACACCGCAGATCACTCTGGCGCCAATGTAGCTATCGGTGAGGATTTCTCGGAGCAGGAAGGCCGTCCGGAGTGGCCATCGTCGCAGCCCGGCGAGCGTTCGTTGGTGTCGCATAACTATGACGCCCCTAGCTCCAACGATGCCCCTTCCAATGAAGTACAAAACCCCAGTACCGAGCGGTCTCTCGGGGATCTGGTTTCGTCTGCGGAAGACCAGCACCACCACATCGACTCTACTGGCGCAGCCGAAGGCGCTGGGGCGACTGGTGCCGCTGCAGGTGCTGCGGGTGTCGGTCCGGCAGGTGCAGCAGGCGTGCACCGCGCCGCCCCGGATTTCGTTCGCAGCCAGTGGACGGATCAGGCGCAGCAAGTGGAAGACTCTGAGCCCCGGGTGCCCCAAGAACCCCAGGCGCCCCAGGATTCTTCGGAGCCCCACGACCAGCAGGCCTCGGAAGTACAGGAGGAAAGCGCCATGCACAACCAGCAGGATTGGCAGAACCAGCCGGAAGGCAATGATTTCGAACGTCCGGTGAGCTACCCGGGCACCGAGGTAATTGTGCAGTCCACCCCCGCTCCCGTGCGCGGAGGCGTGGGCGCGGACGGTGGCGAACGCGAACTGCGGGTCACGCTCACGCTGCACGATGGCTCCGACCGTACCTACGAGCTACGCAAGGGCAGCAACATCATCGGGCGTGGCAACGGGGTGGATCTACGCATCCCCGATACGGGTGTCTCCCGTCAGCACGCGGACATCACTTGGGATGGCTACGACGCCGTACTGACGGACCTGCAGTCCACCAACGGCACCTCGGTCAATGGCACTCCGATCGAAAACTGGCTATTGGCCAGCGGCGACGTGATTTCTCTGGGCCACTCCGAGATCGGCGTGGAGTTCCACTAA